From the Prunus dulcis chromosome 4, ALMONDv2, whole genome shotgun sequence genome, one window contains:
- the LOC117623866 gene encoding pentatricopeptide repeat-containing protein At4g20090 isoform X1, giving the protein MPKCSTYYSKLLCSSIQGGLKKLSLCPISPCELLTCSLYSHFSVLAIPSNQALQTEPVNNDETEPPISNEIFKKGTKLGSYKSGDSTFYSLIENYANLGDFRSLEQVLDRMKRERRVFIEQSFILMFRAYGKAHLPNKAVELFYRMVDEFQCRRTVKSFNSVLNVIIQEGHYSHALEFYSHVVGTTGMNISPNVLSFNLIIKSMCKLGLVDRAVQVFREMPLRNCTPDVFTYSTLMDGLCKEKRIDEAVFLLDEMQLEGCIPSPVTFNVLINALCKKGDLGRAAKLVDNMLLKGCVPNEVTYNTLIHGLCLKGKLDKAVSLLDRMVSNKCVPNDVTYGTIINGLVKQGRAVDGARVLMSMEERGNHANEYIYSVLVSGLFKEGKSEDAMRLWKEMLEKGCKPNTIAYSTLINGLCGEGKPDEAKEVFSEMVSNGCMPNSFTYSSLMRGFFQTGQSQKAILLWKEMANNMRNEVCYSVLIHGLCEDGQLNEALIAWQQMLGRGYKPDVVAYSSMIHGLCNAGLVEQGLKLFNEMLCQEPEYQPDVITYNILFNVFCKQSSISLAIDHLNRMLDWGCDPDSVTCDIFLRSLREKLDPPQDGREFLNELVVRLFKQQRIVGASIIVEVMLQKFLPPKASTWTRVVQELCKPKKVRAAIDKCWSSLYF; this is encoded by the coding sequence ATGCCAAAATGCTCAACTTACTACTCGAAGCTCCTCTGCAGCTCAATCCAAGGTGGTCTCAAGAAGCTGAGCCTCTGTCCAATCTCACCATGTGAGTTGTTAACTTGTTCGCTTTACTCTCACTTTTCAGTTCTTGCAATTCCATCAAACCAAGCCCTTCAAACTGAACCCGTAAACAATGATGAAACTGAGCCCCCAATTTCTAATGAAATCTTCAAGAAAGGTACCAAATTGGGTTCTTACAAGTCGGGTGATTCAACTTTCTATTCACTCATTGAGAATTACGCAAATTTGGGTGATTTTCGGTCATTGGAGCAGGTTTTGGATCGAATGAAACGTGAAAGGCGAGTTTTTATTGAGCAGAGTTTTATTCTAATGTTTAGAGCTTATGGAAAAGCGCATTTACCCAATAAAGCTGTAGAATTGTTTTATAGAATGGTGGATGAATTTCAGTGTAGGCGAACAGTTAAGTCGTTTAATTCGGTGCTTAATGTTATTATACAGGAGGGTCATTATTCTCATGCTTTAGAGTTTTATTCCCATGTTGTTGGTACTACGGGCATGAACATTTCACCCAATGTACTcagttttaatttgattattaaatCCATGTGTAAGCTCGGATTGGTTGATAGAGCAGTCCAAGTGTTTAGAGAAATGCCACTTAGGAATTGCACTCCTGATGTGTTCACGTATTCTACATTGATGGATGGGTTATGCAAGGAGAAAAGGATTGATGAGGCGGTCTTTTTGTTGGATGAGATGCAACTTGAGGGGTGCATTCCGAGTCCTGTGACATTTAATGTGTTGATTAATGCATTATGCAAGAAGGGTGACTTGGGACGTGCAGCGAAGCTTGTTGATAATATGCTTCTTAAAGGCTGTGTTCCAAATGAAGTGACTTATAACACCCTTATCCACGGTTTGTGTCTCAAGGGTAAGTTGGATAAGGCAGTTAGTCTTTTGGATAGAATGGTTTCGAATAAATGTGTGCCTAATGATGTGACATATGGTACAATCATCAATGGACTTGTTAAGCAAGGGCGAGCGGTTGATGGGGCTCGAGTGCTGATGTCTATGGAAGAAAGAGGGAATCATGCAAATGAGTATATTTATTCAGTCCTTGTTAGTGGACTGTTCAAGGAGGGAAAATCTGAAGATGCAATGAGATTGTGGAAGGAGATGCTGGAAAAGGGATGTAAACCCAACACCATTGCCTATAGCACTCTTATAAATGGTCTTTGCGGAGAAGGAAAACCAGATGAAGCCAAGGAAGTATTCAGTGAAATGGTGAGTAATGGTTGCATGCCCAATTCCTTCACTTATAGTTCTTTAATGAGAGGTTTCTTCCAGACAGGTCAGAGTCAAAAAGCCATTCTTTTGTGGAAAGAAATGGCAAACAATATGCGTAATGAGGTCTGTTACAGCGTCCTAATTCATGGTTTATGTGAGGATGGTCAACTCAACGAGGCCTTGATTGCCTGGCAGCAGATGTTGGGCAGAGGATACAAACCTGATGTTGTGGCTTACAGTTCAATGATTCATGGCCTTTGCAATGCTGGTTTGGTTGAGCAGGGTTTGAAACTTTTTAATGAAATGCTTTGTCAGGAGCCTGAATATCAACCAGATGTCATCACTTATAACATACTTTTCAATGTATTCTGCAAGCAGAGTAGCATCTCCCTTGCCATTGATCATTTAAATAGGATGCTGGATTGGGGTTGTGATCCCGACTCAGTTACATGTGACATCTTCCTGAGaagtttgagagaaaagcttGACCCGCCTCAAGATGGGAGGGAGTTCCTAAATGAGCTTGTTGTCCGGCTATTTAAGCAGCAGAGGATAGTAGGTGCTTCCATAATTGTAGAAGTGATGCTGCAAAAGTTTTTGCCACCCAAAGCCTCTACTTGGACAAGGGTTGTACAAGAGCTTTGCAAGCCTAAGAAGGTCAGAGCAGCCATTGACAAATGCTGGAGCAGCCtatatttctaa
- the LOC117623868 gene encoding cationic amino acid transporter 5-like: MGSMGVVGEEVQPRSYWRWSKQDFLPEESFQSWSTYRTALSQTGYRFKNRLISRSDDNNEIGELPKRSENDMKRCLTWWDLIWFGFGSVIGAGIFVLTGQETHDHAGPAIVLSYVASGVSAMLSVFCYTEFSVEVPVAGGAFAYLRIELGDFIAFITAGNILLEGFVGSAAVARSWTSYFTSLLNRPSNSLRIHTNLTEGYNLLDPIAVAVLTIAATIAMISTRKTSYLNWIASIVNNVVILFVIIAAFIHANPSNMKPFFPFGAKGVFQAAAIVYFAYGGFDNIATMAEETKNPSRDIPIGLIGSMSIITVIYCLMAVSLPMMQKYTDIDPNAAYSVAFQSVGMTWAKYLVALGALKGMTTVLLVGTLGQARYITHIARAHMIPPWFALVHPKTGTPINATVLIVIPSGCMALFSSLDVLAGLLSVSTLFIFMMMAVALLVRRYYVREITPQQHLLKLVIFLLIIIASSIGTSAYWGLNPNGWVGYVVTVPLWFFGTLAMAVFLPQQRSPKVWGVPLVPWLPSLSIATNIFLMGSLGHKAFERFGICTVVMLIYYVFFGLHATYDMAHKQDQPESLKVDDSNIREKAEP; this comes from the coding sequence atgggTTCCATGGGAGTAGTGGGTGAAGAGGTTCAGCCAAGAAGTTACTGGAGATGGAGCAAACAAGATTTCCTACCAGAAGAATCCTTTCAAAGTTGGAGCACATATCGGACCGCCCTGTCACAAACAGGCTACAGGTTCAAGAACCGTCTCATAAGCAGATCAGATGATAACAATGAGATTGGGGAACTTCCAAAGCGAAGTGAAAATGACATGAAGCGTTGCCTCACATGGTGGGATCTCATCTGGTTTGGATTTGGTTCAGTAATTGGTGCAGGTATCTTTGTGCTTACTGGGCAAGAAACTCATGACCATGCTGGACCAGCTATTGTCTTGTCCTATGTTGCTTCCGGTGTCTCGGCAATGCTCTCTGTCTTCTGCTACACAGAATTTTCAGTGGAAGTCCCTGTGGCAGGTGGAGCTTTTGCTTACCTGCGGATAGAATTAGGAGACTTTATAGCATTCATAACAGCAGGAAACATACTTCTTGAGGGCTTTGTCGGAAGTGCAGCAGTTGCTAGATCATGGACTTCTTACTTCACATCACTCTTGAATCGTCCCTCCAACTCATTACGCATCCATACAAATCTGACGGAGGGGTACAATCTACTTGACCCAATAGCTGTTGCTGTTCTGACAATAGCTGCAACAATTGCAATGATCAGCACAAGGAAGACCTCTTACTTAAACTGGATAGCATCTATAGTCAATAATGTTGTAATTCTGTTTGTGATAATTGCAGCATTTATCCATGCCAACCCATCAAATATGAAACCCTTTTTTCCGTTTGGGGCTAAAGGAGTCTTTCAAGCAGCTGCAATTGTTTACTTTGCTTATGGAGGATTTGACAATATCGCCACCATGGCTGAAGAAACCAAAAATCCATCCAGAGACATACCGATAGGATTAATTGGATCAATGTCAATCATCACTGTCATATATTGTTTAATGGCAGTTTCACTGCCTATGATGCAGAAATACACAGATATAGACCCAAATGCAGCCTACTCTGTAGCATTTCAAAGTGTGGGCATGACATGGGCCAAATACCTGGTAGCCCTAGGTGCCCTGAAGGGAATGACCACTGTTCTTCTGGTCGGGACACTTGGACAGGCACGGTATATCACTCATATTGCACGAGCCCACATGATTCCACCATGGTTTGCTCTTGTCCATCCAAAGACAGGAACCCCCATAAATGCTACAGTCTTGATTGTCATTCCAAGTGGTTGTATGGCTTTGTTTTCGAGCTTGGATGTCTTGGCAGGTCTGTTATCAGTGAGCACACTCTTTATCTTCATGATGATGGCTGTCGCACTTCTAGTGAGGAGATACTACGTGAGAGAAATCACCCCACAACAACATCTTTTGAAACTAGTCATTTTCTTGCTGATCATCATTGCTTCTTCCATAGGGACTTCGGCTTACTGGGGACTAAATCCCAATGGTTGGGTTGGTTATGTCGTGACAGTTCCTCTCTGGTTCTTTGGGACTTTGGCAATGGCAGTATTTTTACCCCAACAGAGGTCACCAAAAGTTTGGGGGGTTCCACTGGTTCCTTGGTTGCCATCCTTGTCAATTGCAACAAACATTTTTCTTATGGGCTCTCTGGGTCATAAAGCTTTTGAAAGATTTGGAATCTGCACCGTAGTAATGCTTATTTACTATGTCTTCTTTGGTCTGCATGCAACTTATGATATGGCCCATAAGCAAGACCAGCCAGAATCCCTGAAAGTCGATGACAGCAACATCAGAGAGAAGGCAGAGCCTTGA
- the LOC117623866 gene encoding pentatricopeptide repeat-containing protein At4g20090 isoform X2 — MPKCSTYYSKLLCSSIQGGLKKLSLCPISPCELLTCSLYSHFSVLAIPSNQALQTEPVNNDETEPPISNEIFKKGTKLGSYKSGDSTFYSLIENYANLGDFRSLEQVLDRMKRERRVFIEQSFILMFRAYGKAHLPNKAVELFYRMVDEFQCRRTVKSFNSVLNVIIQEGHYSHALEFYSHVVGTTGMNISPNVLSFNLIIKSMCKLGLVDRAVQVFREMPLRNCTPDVFTYSTLMDGLCKEKRIDEAVFLLDEMQLEGCIPSPVTFNVLINALCKKGDLGRAAKLVDNMLLKGCVPNEVTYNTLIHGLCLKGKLDKAVSLLDRMVSNKCVPNDVTYGTIINGLVKQGRAVDGARVLMSMEERGNHANEYIYSVLVSGLFKEGKSEDAMRLWKEMLEKGCKPNTIAYSTLINGLCGEGKPDEAKEVFSEMVSNGCMPNSFTYSSLMRGFFQTGQSQKAILLWKEMANNMRNEVCYSVLIHGLCEDGQLNEALIAWQQMLGRGYKPDVVAYSSMIHGLCNAGLVEQGLKLFNEMLCQEPEYQPDVITYNILFNVFCKQSSISLAIDHLNRMLDWGCDPDSVTCDIFLRSLREKLDPPQDGREFLNELVVRLFKQQRIVGASIIVEVMLQKFLPPKASTWTRVVQELCKPKKLA; from the exons ATGCCAAAATGCTCAACTTACTACTCGAAGCTCCTCTGCAGCTCAATCCAAGGTGGTCTCAAGAAGCTGAGCCTCTGTCCAATCTCACCATGTGAGTTGTTAACTTGTTCGCTTTACTCTCACTTTTCAGTTCTTGCAATTCCATCAAACCAAGCCCTTCAAACTGAACCCGTAAACAATGATGAAACTGAGCCCCCAATTTCTAATGAAATCTTCAAGAAAGGTACCAAATTGGGTTCTTACAAGTCGGGTGATTCAACTTTCTATTCACTCATTGAGAATTACGCAAATTTGGGTGATTTTCGGTCATTGGAGCAGGTTTTGGATCGAATGAAACGTGAAAGGCGAGTTTTTATTGAGCAGAGTTTTATTCTAATGTTTAGAGCTTATGGAAAAGCGCATTTACCCAATAAAGCTGTAGAATTGTTTTATAGAATGGTGGATGAATTTCAGTGTAGGCGAACAGTTAAGTCGTTTAATTCGGTGCTTAATGTTATTATACAGGAGGGTCATTATTCTCATGCTTTAGAGTTTTATTCCCATGTTGTTGGTACTACGGGCATGAACATTTCACCCAATGTACTcagttttaatttgattattaaatCCATGTGTAAGCTCGGATTGGTTGATAGAGCAGTCCAAGTGTTTAGAGAAATGCCACTTAGGAATTGCACTCCTGATGTGTTCACGTATTCTACATTGATGGATGGGTTATGCAAGGAGAAAAGGATTGATGAGGCGGTCTTTTTGTTGGATGAGATGCAACTTGAGGGGTGCATTCCGAGTCCTGTGACATTTAATGTGTTGATTAATGCATTATGCAAGAAGGGTGACTTGGGACGTGCAGCGAAGCTTGTTGATAATATGCTTCTTAAAGGCTGTGTTCCAAATGAAGTGACTTATAACACCCTTATCCACGGTTTGTGTCTCAAGGGTAAGTTGGATAAGGCAGTTAGTCTTTTGGATAGAATGGTTTCGAATAAATGTGTGCCTAATGATGTGACATATGGTACAATCATCAATGGACTTGTTAAGCAAGGGCGAGCGGTTGATGGGGCTCGAGTGCTGATGTCTATGGAAGAAAGAGGGAATCATGCAAATGAGTATATTTATTCAGTCCTTGTTAGTGGACTGTTCAAGGAGGGAAAATCTGAAGATGCAATGAGATTGTGGAAGGAGATGCTGGAAAAGGGATGTAAACCCAACACCATTGCCTATAGCACTCTTATAAATGGTCTTTGCGGAGAAGGAAAACCAGATGAAGCCAAGGAAGTATTCAGTGAAATGGTGAGTAATGGTTGCATGCCCAATTCCTTCACTTATAGTTCTTTAATGAGAGGTTTCTTCCAGACAGGTCAGAGTCAAAAAGCCATTCTTTTGTGGAAAGAAATGGCAAACAATATGCGTAATGAGGTCTGTTACAGCGTCCTAATTCATGGTTTATGTGAGGATGGTCAACTCAACGAGGCCTTGATTGCCTGGCAGCAGATGTTGGGCAGAGGATACAAACCTGATGTTGTGGCTTACAGTTCAATGATTCATGGCCTTTGCAATGCTGGTTTGGTTGAGCAGGGTTTGAAACTTTTTAATGAAATGCTTTGTCAGGAGCCTGAATATCAACCAGATGTCATCACTTATAACATACTTTTCAATGTATTCTGCAAGCAGAGTAGCATCTCCCTTGCCATTGATCATTTAAATAGGATGCTGGATTGGGGTTGTGATCCCGACTCAGTTACATGTGACATCTTCCTGAGaagtttgagagaaaagcttGACCCGCCTCAAGATGGGAGGGAGTTCCTAAATGAGCTTGTTGTCCGGCTATTTAAGCAGCAGAGGATAGTAGGTGCTTCCATAATTGTAGAAGTGATGCTGCAAAAGTTTTTGCCACCCAAAGCCTCTACTTGGACAAGGGTTGTACAAGAGCTTTGCAAGCCTAAGAAG TTGGCATAG
- the LOC117625158 gene encoding phosphatidate cytidylyltransferase, mitochondrial-like isoform X1: protein MENHDKAQLQSFLKTLPPVEFCCVYGSSLHPNNPGSAKSTMVDCILGVSNPQQWHSENLTLNNDHYAAWMVLLGGARLITDVADEIGVGVHFNPFVSWDDKMFKYGVVRMHDLVQDILNWERFYLSGRLQKPVHVLLDNLDVTNVNSVNLRAAMSAALLLLPSKFTEEQLYAKICSLSYMGDLRMLFAEDRNKVKKIVQGQFELFRSMYKPFIEEYETKELLRRSVSGNTQPIISQDGGLSAAQSLVSSLPPMVRSQMAMKLGEKKVLCDSGRVIQEIVIGSKDEAAKCMQTILQRKVMVSSARQAVSGLLAAGGITAMRYVGAKMSKAWKSWR, encoded by the exons ATGGAAAACCACGACAAAGCCCAGCTTCAAAGTTTTCTCAAAACTCTTCCCCCTGTTGAGTTCTGCTGTGTCTATGGCTCATCTCTCCACCCCAACAATCCTGGCAGTGCAAAG TCAACCATGGTAGATTGCATTCTTGGTGTATCAAATCCCCAACAATGGCATTCCGAG AATCTGACATTGAACAACGATCATTATGCCGCGTGGATGGTGCTTCTTGGTGGGGCAAGACTG ATTACTGACGTTGCAGATGAAATTGGTGTAGGAGTGCACTTCAATCCTTTTGTTAGCTGGGACGACAAG atGTTCAAGTATGGGGTTGTTCGCATGCACGACTTGGTTCAGGACATACTAAATTGGGAGAGGTTCTATTTGAGTGGCCGATTACAAAAACCA GTTCATGTACTTTTGGATAATCTGGATGTCACAAATGTAAACTCGGTTAATTTGAGGGCTGCAATGTCTGCAGCTCTCCTTCTTTTGCCGTCCAAGTTCACTGAG GAACAACTGTATGCCAAAATATGTAGCCTCTCTTATATGGGCGACTTGCGTATGCTTTTTGCAGAGGACAGAAATAAG GTGAAAAAAATAGTACAAGGGCAATTTGAATTGTTCCGTTCCATGTATAAGCCATTTATTGAAGAGTATGAGACCAAAGAGTTGTTGAGACGCTCAGTATCTGGGAATACTCAACCAATCATATCTCAG GATGGCGGTTTATCAGCAGCTCAATCTCTCGTTTCTTCTCTGCCCCCAATGGTCAGAAGCCAAATGGCGATGAAGCTAGGAGAAAAGAAAGTACTGTGTGACTCTG GTCGAGTTATTCAGGAAATTGTGATTGGCTCCAAAGACGAGGCTGCTAAATGCATGCAGACTATTCTGCAGCGAAAGGTCATGGTTTCAAGTGCAAGACAGGCCGTGTCTGGTCTCCTGGCTGCCGGTGGCATTACTGCCATGAGATATGTTGGTGCTAAAATGAGCAAGGCTTGGAAATCCTGGAGATGA
- the LOC117625158 gene encoding phosphatidate cytidylyltransferase, mitochondrial-like isoform X2: MENHDKAQLQSFLKTLPPVEFCCVYGSSLHPNNPGSAKSTMVDCILGVSNPQQWHSENLTLNNDHYAAWMVLLGGARLITDVADEIGVGVHFNPFVSWDDKMFKYGVVRMHDLVQDILNWERFYLSGRLQKPVHVLLDNLDVTNVNSVNLRAAMSAALLLLPSKFTEEQLYAKICSLSYMGDLRMLFAEDRNKDGGLSAAQSLVSSLPPMVRSQMAMKLGEKKVLCDSGRVIQEIVIGSKDEAAKCMQTILQRKVMVSSARQAVSGLLAAGGITAMRYVGAKMSKAWKSWR; the protein is encoded by the exons ATGGAAAACCACGACAAAGCCCAGCTTCAAAGTTTTCTCAAAACTCTTCCCCCTGTTGAGTTCTGCTGTGTCTATGGCTCATCTCTCCACCCCAACAATCCTGGCAGTGCAAAG TCAACCATGGTAGATTGCATTCTTGGTGTATCAAATCCCCAACAATGGCATTCCGAG AATCTGACATTGAACAACGATCATTATGCCGCGTGGATGGTGCTTCTTGGTGGGGCAAGACTG ATTACTGACGTTGCAGATGAAATTGGTGTAGGAGTGCACTTCAATCCTTTTGTTAGCTGGGACGACAAG atGTTCAAGTATGGGGTTGTTCGCATGCACGACTTGGTTCAGGACATACTAAATTGGGAGAGGTTCTATTTGAGTGGCCGATTACAAAAACCA GTTCATGTACTTTTGGATAATCTGGATGTCACAAATGTAAACTCGGTTAATTTGAGGGCTGCAATGTCTGCAGCTCTCCTTCTTTTGCCGTCCAAGTTCACTGAG GAACAACTGTATGCCAAAATATGTAGCCTCTCTTATATGGGCGACTTGCGTATGCTTTTTGCAGAGGACAGAAATAAG GATGGCGGTTTATCAGCAGCTCAATCTCTCGTTTCTTCTCTGCCCCCAATGGTCAGAAGCCAAATGGCGATGAAGCTAGGAGAAAAGAAAGTACTGTGTGACTCTG GTCGAGTTATTCAGGAAATTGTGATTGGCTCCAAAGACGAGGCTGCTAAATGCATGCAGACTATTCTGCAGCGAAAGGTCATGGTTTCAAGTGCAAGACAGGCCGTGTCTGGTCTCCTGGCTGCCGGTGGCATTACTGCCATGAGATATGTTGGTGCTAAAATGAGCAAGGCTTGGAAATCCTGGAGATGA
- the LOC117625206 gene encoding pentatricopeptide repeat-containing protein At4g20090-like — MVSNGCMPNSFTYSSLMRGFFQTGQSQKAILLWKEMANNMRNEVCYSVLIHGLCEDGQLNEALIAWQQMLSRGYKPDVVAYSSMIHGLCNAGLVEQGLKLFNEMLCQEPEYQPDVITYNILFNVFCKQSSISLAIDHLNRMLDWGCDPDSVTCDIFLRSLREKLAPPQDGREFLNELVVRLFKQQRIVGASIIVEVMLQKFLPPKASTWTRVVQELCKPKKVRAAIDKC; from the coding sequence ATGGTGAGTAATGGTTGCATGCCCAATTCCTTCACTTATAGTTCTTTAATGAGAGGTTTCTTCCAGACAGGTCAGAGTCAAAAAGCCATTCTTTTGTGGAAAGAAATGGCAAACAATATGCGTAATGAGGTCTGTTACAGCGTCCTAATTCATGGTTTATGTGAGGATGGTCAACTCAACGAGGCCTTGATTGCCTGGCAGCAGATGTTGAGCAGAGGATATAAACCTGATGTTGTGGCTTACAGTTCAATGATTCATGGCCTTTGCAATGCTGGTTTGGTTGAGCAGGGTTTGAAACTTTTTAATGAAATGCTTTGTCAGGAGCCTGAATATCAACCAGATGTCATCACTTATAACATACTTTTCAATGTATTCTGCAAGCAGAGTAGCATCTCCCTTGCCATTGATCATTTAAATAGGATGCTGGATTGGGGTTGTGATCCCGACTCAGTTACATGTGACATCTTCCTGAGaagtttgagagaaaagcttGCCCCGCCTCAAGATGGGAGGGAGTTCCTAAATGAGCTTGTTGTCCGGCTATTTAAGCAGCAGAGGATAGTAGGTGCTTCCATAATTGTAGAAGTGATGCTGCAAAAGTTTTTGCCACCCAAAGCCTCTACTTGGACAAGAGTTGTACAAGAGCTTTGCAAGCCTAAGAAGGTCAGAGCAGCCATTGACAAATGTTGA
- the LOC117625158 gene encoding phosphatidate cytidylyltransferase, mitochondrial-like isoform X3, whose protein sequence is MAFRESDIEQRSLCRVDGASWWGKTGVHFNPFVSWDDKMFKYGVVRMHDLVQDILNWERFYLSGRLQKPVHVLLDNLDVTNVNSVNLRAAMSAALLLLPSKFTEEQLYAKICSLSYMGDLRMLFAEDRNKVKKIVQGQFELFRSMYKPFIEEYETKELLRRSVSGNTQPIISQDGGLSAAQSLVSSLPPMVRSQMAMKLGEKKVLCDSGRVIQEIVIGSKDEAAKCMQTILQRKVMVSSARQAVSGLLAAGGITAMRYVGAKMSKAWKSWR, encoded by the exons ATGGCATTCCGAG AATCTGACATTGAACAACGATCATTATGCCGCGTGGATGGTGCTTCTTGGTGGGGCAAGACTG GAGTGCACTTCAATCCTTTTGTTAGCTGGGACGACAAG atGTTCAAGTATGGGGTTGTTCGCATGCACGACTTGGTTCAGGACATACTAAATTGGGAGAGGTTCTATTTGAGTGGCCGATTACAAAAACCA GTTCATGTACTTTTGGATAATCTGGATGTCACAAATGTAAACTCGGTTAATTTGAGGGCTGCAATGTCTGCAGCTCTCCTTCTTTTGCCGTCCAAGTTCACTGAG GAACAACTGTATGCCAAAATATGTAGCCTCTCTTATATGGGCGACTTGCGTATGCTTTTTGCAGAGGACAGAAATAAG GTGAAAAAAATAGTACAAGGGCAATTTGAATTGTTCCGTTCCATGTATAAGCCATTTATTGAAGAGTATGAGACCAAAGAGTTGTTGAGACGCTCAGTATCTGGGAATACTCAACCAATCATATCTCAG GATGGCGGTTTATCAGCAGCTCAATCTCTCGTTTCTTCTCTGCCCCCAATGGTCAGAAGCCAAATGGCGATGAAGCTAGGAGAAAAGAAAGTACTGTGTGACTCTG GTCGAGTTATTCAGGAAATTGTGATTGGCTCCAAAGACGAGGCTGCTAAATGCATGCAGACTATTCTGCAGCGAAAGGTCATGGTTTCAAGTGCAAGACAGGCCGTGTCTGGTCTCCTGGCTGCCGGTGGCATTACTGCCATGAGATATGTTGGTGCTAAAATGAGCAAGGCTTGGAAATCCTGGAGATGA
- the LOC117623760 gene encoding pentatricopeptide repeat-containing protein At4g11690-like — protein MKSVQKPLHILSLASKSTITPRTFSTSTSAIDSITAPKPTNQTQTQSLTQEEHTKINLLLPRLCLLNHLDTATHLTITALLTNPPLKSLSLSILIHSFTSQPDMARPMSLLTRLRHNPPSHPYLTPITTMFIASYFKKNKPKEALKMFNWLVRPGSPCVLDERVCEVLVNGFCKNGMVLEALKVLRAMLSTNIVPGCDLKKWVYKVLLREARIKEAVELNEALGCVGDREKGDESECVKKVLALLDHMIGNWAE, from the coding sequence ATGAAATCAGTTCAGAAACCACTGCATATTCTCTCCCTTGCCTCAAAATCCACTATCACACCACGCACATTTTCCACTTCCACTTCTGCTATTGATTCAATTACTGCACCGAAACCAACCAATCAAACTCAGACTCAAAGTCTAACTCAAGAAGAGCACACAAAGATCAACCTCCTCCTCCCACGCCTCTGCCTCTTAAACCACCTCGACACAGCAACCCACCTCACCATCACAGCCCTGCTCACAAACCCACCTCTcaaatctctctctttgtCCATTCTCATCCACTCCTTCACTTCCCAACCCGACATGGCCCGACCCATGTCACTTTTAACCCGCCTCAGGCACAACCCACCTTCACATCCCTATCTCACGCCCATCACAACCATGTTCATTGCCTCatatttcaagaaaaataaacccaaagaGGCCCTCAAAATGTTCAACTGGTTGGTAAGGCCAGGCTCTCCATGTGTGCTCGATGAGAGAGTTTGTGAGGTTTTGGTTAATGGGTTCTGTAAGAATGGGATGGTTCTTGAGGCTttgaaggttttgagggccaTGCTGAGTACGAATATCGTGCCGGGATGTGATCTGAAGAAGTGGGTTTATAAGGTTTTGTTGAGGGAGGCTAGGATTAAGGAGGCAGTGGAGTTGAATGAGGCTTTGGGTTGTGTTGGGGATAGAGAGAAAGGTGATGAATCAGAATGTGTGAAGAAGGTTTTGGCTTTGTTGGATCACATGATTGGCAATTGGGCAGAATAG